In the genome of Poecilia reticulata strain Guanapo linkage group LG16, Guppy_female_1.0+MT, whole genome shotgun sequence, one region contains:
- the LOC103477461 gene encoding thioredoxin-interacting protein-like — protein sequence MVLSSANKPREFRVTFSDPTRTVYSSGDKVSGSVQLEASAPCRLTRLWVTAAGCARVESRRRSQEVEYLKYEDEVRLDPVLNTDSDGYFLLPAGKSFNFQFGFELPPPGRLVSSFKGKFGSVRYYVRAELQRPSQHALQCEREFEVEEPLDVNQPDLLAPAAASRQKRLTCLFIPDGQVSVSAQIDRKGFCEGEDININAKFENTCSRIVVPKAAIIARHSYSVNGTAKILRQKLTAVRGNAIMSGMCDMWQGRSLRVPKLKPTLLGCDIIKVDYALMVYLHIPGSEKLVLELPLVIGTIPFSGVGSRTSSMSSRGSAPPSYSSIRRDLRADGPRMPLLYDYDGDDVGLFITAPEGCYPAPPAYSEVDEDAVHXQQIF from the exons ATGGTTCTGTCCTCAGCCAACAAGCCCCGGGAGTTCCGGGTCACCTTCTCTGACCCGACCAGAACCGTCTACAGCAGCGGGGACAAAGTGTCCGGCTCGGTCCAGCTGGaggccagcgccccctgcaggctgaCGCGTCTGTGGGTCACGGCGGCCGGCTGCGCCCGCGTAGAGAGCCGGCGCCGCAGCCAGGAGGTGGAATACCTGAAGTACGAGGATGAGGTCCGactggacccggttctgaaTACAG ATTCTGACGGCTACTTTCTGCTTCCTGCGGGGAAATCCTTCAACTTCCAGTTCGGCTTCGAGCTTCCTCCTCCCGG GCGCCTGGTCTCGTCCTTTAAAGGGAAGTTTGGGTCGGTGCGGTACTACGtgagagcagagctgcagcggCCTTCCCAGCATGCATTGCAGTGCGAGCGAGAGTTTGAAGTGGAGGAGCCGCTGGACGTGAACCAACCCGACCTGCTG GCTCCGGCGGCGGCGTCCCGGCAGAAGAGGCTCACCTGTCTGTTCATCCCTGACGGCCAGGTGTCGGTCTCGGCTCAGATCGACAGGAAGGGCTTCTGCGAGGGCGAGGACATCAACATCAACGCCAAGTTCGAGAACACCTGCTCTCGGATCGTGGTGCCGAAGGCCGCCATCATCGCCAGACACTCCTACAGCGTCAACGGGACCGCCAAG ATTCTSCGCCAAAAACTGACGGCGGTCCGGGGGAACGCCATCATGTCCGGCATGTGCGACATGTGGCAGGGGCGGAGCCTCCGGGTCCCAAAGCTGAAGCCCACTCTGCTCGGCTGTGACATCATCAAGGTGGACTACGCCCTCATG GTCTACCTGCACATCCCCGGCAGCGAGAAGCTGGTGCTGGAGCTGCCTCTGGTCATCGGCACCATCCCGTTCAGCGGCGTcggcagcagaaccagcagcatgAGCAGCCGSGGCTCCGCCCCCCCCAGCTACAGCAGCATCCGGCGGGACCTGAGGGCGGACGGCCCCCGCATGCCGCTGCTGTATGACTACGACGGCGACGACGTGGGGCTCTTCATCACTGCTCCTGAGGGGTGCTACCCCGCTCCGCCCGCCTACAGCGAG GTTGATGAAGATGCCGTTCACTSTCAACAGATCTTCTGa